From Cellulomonas dongxiuzhuiae, the proteins below share one genomic window:
- a CDS encoding glutamate decarboxylase — protein sequence MVTNTRRVERHDGEPEAVELNPIFARPGEATAIPKFDFPADEALPETAYQIVHDEAMLDGNARLNLATFVGTWMDEHASRLYIEAADKNMIDKDEYPQTAAVETRCWTMLADLWHAPDPRNTIGTSTIGSSEAAMLGGLALKRRWQQARREAGKPTDRPNLVLSSAVQVCWEKFCNYFEVEARYVPISLEHKVLDGHDLDKYVDENTIGVVAIMGVTYTGMYEPVAQIAAALDRIQESTGLDVRIHVDGASGAMIAPFIQPDLEWDFRVARVASINTSGHKYGLVYPGLGWVVWRDVASLPEDLVFRVSYLGGDMPTFALNFSRPGAQVLLQYYLFIRLGRKGYEAVQRTSRDVALYLSGEIAKMPAFDLWNDGSDIPVFAWRLREGHTTNWNLYHLSERLRMKGWLVPAYPMPDDLTDLTVQRIVVRNGFSHDLASAFLADLGDEVAYLDALTGPMPAEGQRSGFHH from the coding sequence ATGGTGACGAACACGCGTCGTGTCGAGCGGCACGATGGAGAACCTGAGGCCGTCGAGCTCAACCCGATCTTCGCCAGGCCGGGGGAGGCCACCGCCATCCCCAAGTTCGACTTCCCGGCCGACGAGGCGCTGCCTGAGACGGCCTACCAGATCGTCCACGACGAGGCGATGCTCGACGGGAACGCGCGGCTGAACCTCGCGACGTTCGTCGGCACGTGGATGGACGAGCACGCGTCGCGGCTGTACATCGAGGCCGCCGACAAGAACATGATCGACAAGGACGAGTACCCCCAGACGGCCGCCGTCGAGACGCGGTGCTGGACGATGCTCGCCGACCTGTGGCACGCCCCGGACCCGCGGAACACGATCGGGACGTCCACCATCGGCTCCTCCGAGGCGGCGATGCTCGGAGGGCTGGCCCTCAAGCGTCGCTGGCAGCAGGCGCGCCGTGAGGCCGGCAAGCCGACGGACAGGCCCAACCTCGTGCTGTCCAGCGCGGTGCAGGTCTGCTGGGAGAAGTTCTGCAACTACTTCGAGGTCGAGGCGCGGTACGTGCCGATCTCGCTGGAGCACAAGGTCCTCGACGGCCACGACCTCGACAAGTACGTCGACGAGAACACGATCGGCGTCGTCGCGATCATGGGCGTGACCTACACCGGCATGTACGAGCCGGTCGCGCAGATCGCCGCGGCACTCGACCGCATCCAGGAGTCGACCGGCCTCGACGTGCGCATCCACGTCGACGGCGCGTCCGGCGCCATGATCGCGCCGTTCATCCAGCCCGACCTGGAGTGGGACTTCCGCGTGGCGCGTGTCGCGTCGATCAACACCTCGGGCCACAAGTACGGCCTGGTGTACCCCGGTCTGGGCTGGGTGGTGTGGCGTGACGTGGCGTCGCTGCCCGAGGACCTGGTCTTCCGGGTGTCGTACCTCGGTGGCGACATGCCGACGTTCGCGTTGAACTTCTCGCGGCCCGGCGCCCAGGTGCTCCTGCAGTACTACCTGTTCATCCGGCTGGGCCGGAAGGGGTACGAGGCGGTGCAGCGGACGTCACGGGACGTCGCGCTCTACCTCTCGGGCGAGATCGCGAAGATGCCCGCGTTCGACCTGTGGAACGACGGCTCGGACATCCCGGTGTTCGCCTGGCGGCTGCGCGAGGGTCACACGACCAACTGGAACCTCTACCACCTGTCCGAGCGGCTGCGGATGAAGGGCTGGCTGGTGCCCGCGTACCCGATGCCCGACGACCTCACGGACCTCACCGTCCAGCGCATCGTGGTCCGCAACGGCTTCAGCCACGACCTCGCTTCGGCGTTCCTCGCCGACCTGGGCGACGAGGTCGCCTATCTCGACGCCCTCACCGGCCCCATGCCGGCCGAGGGTCAGCGCTCCGGCTTCCACCACTGA